In a genomic window of Gossypium arboreum isolate Shixiya-1 chromosome 9, ASM2569848v2, whole genome shotgun sequence:
- the LOC108455289 gene encoding uncharacterized protein LOC108455289: MKKSLPSLISSNIQSAFLIGRDLADNVLLAQEIINDYGRKNISPRFAVKVNLMKAFDSLHWSFNFQVLRVLGYPKEFIAWIEAWLQVNFSISELYSGGVGSIELLSIVEITGLKIGTLPVRYLGIPLVTRSLNNGNCDSLVEKITKCIQSWASRCLSYAGRLRLIQFVLFSMQNFWCRIFLLPSKVVKKVNKLCSSFLWKGHEFSAKGVKVGWDKVCYPKVEGGLGLKNLSVWNKVCMMRCLYLILIKAGSLWMAWSEPYVLKGANIWQVQYLPKYS, encoded by the exons ATGAAGAAGTCATTGCCTTCACTCATTTCTTCAAATATTCAAAGTGCTTTCTTGATTGGACGTGACTTAGCTGATAATGTTTTGCTTGCTCAGGAAATTATTAATGACTATGGTAGGAAAAATATCTCTCCCAGATTTGCTGTGAAAGTTAATCTCATGAAAGCATTTGACTCTTTACATTGGAGTTTTAATTTTCAAGTCTTAAGGGTATTGGGTTATCCGAAAGAATTTATAGCATGGATTGAAGCTT GGCTTCAGGTGAATTTTTCCATAAGTGAGTTATATAGTGGAGGGGTTGGCTCAATTGAGTTGCTTTCAATTGTGGAAATTACTGGGCTGAAGATTGGAACACTCCCAGTACGTTATCTTGGGATTCCACTTGTTACACGAAGCTTGAACAATGGGAACTGTGATTCTTTAGTGGAAAAGATTACTAAATGCATTCAAAGTTGGGCTTCTCGATGCTTATCTTATGCTGGCAGACTCCGACTTattcaatttgttttatttagtATGCAAAACTTTTGGTGTCGTATTTTTCTTCTTCCCTCTAAAGTTGTTAAAAAGGTGAATAAGCTGTGCAGTTCCTTTCTTTGGAAAGGACATGAGTTTTCTGCTAAAGGTGTCAAAGTTGGTTGGGATAAGGTATGCTATCCTAAGGTGGAAGGTGGTCTTGGTCTCAAGAACCTTTCGGTTTGGAACAAAGTTTGCATGATGAGATGTTTGTACCTTATCCTAATCAAGGCTGGTTCTCTTTGGATGGCTTGGTCTGAGCCATATGTTCTCAAGGGTGCAAATATTTGGCAAGTGCAGTATCTACCTAAGTATAGTTGA
- the LOC108456391 gene encoding flavonol 7-O-rhamnosyltransferase-like — translation MVTNAIMEAKTHMKPQGDIGNMQAATGDLGNGAVHILTIPFPAAGHILPHIDFIHQLLLRGLKVTILVTPKNLHFLNPILSLYSSSNNIETLVLPFPSHPSIPSGVENMVGFPISFGPIFMEAMAELYNPLFQWFQTNPSPPVAIISDMLLSSWVNTLSSNLNIHHLTFMVTNANSTLPLVRKGMKKLSPSIERFAKNAVVPSLKSWGIIFNTFLELDGDKMEIIKEEFTEHDRLWAIGPLLPIKATNNERGGPSSIPRDEVIAWLDSCKRVNSVVFIGFGSQISLTKLQMEAIASALEESRVRFIWGIKGDSHNMVPLGFEERLAGKGVVIKGWVPQQAILDHRAVGSYLTHCGWNSALEGLLGGALLLAWPMQVDHFDNTNLLVDKLGVAIRACEGLTTVPDPNKLARVLSKSVSADQPERARAMKLRQAALDAIQMDGSSYTALNSLVKTLSCIRK, via the coding sequence ATGGTGACAAATGCCATAATGGAAGCAAAAACCCACATGAAACCGCAAGGTGATATTGGAAACATGCAAGCTGCAACTGGTGATCTTGGCAATGGTGCCGTTCACATCTTGACCATCCCATTCCCAGCTGCTGGCCATATTCTTCCTCACATAGATTTCATCCACCAACTACTCCTCCGTGGCTTAAAAGTCACCATCTTGGTCACCCCCAAAAACCTTCACTTCCTTAATCCCATCCTTTCTTTGTACTCTTCTTCAAACAATATTGAAACCCTAGTCCTTCCTTTCCCTTCTCACCCTTCAATCCCTTCTGGTGTTGAAAACATGGTGGGTTTCCCTATTTCTTTCGGACCCATCTTCATGGAAGCGATGGCTGAGCTTTACAATCCTCTCTTTCAATGGTTTCAAACTAACCCATCACCTCCTGTTGCTATTATCTCTGATATGTTACTCAGTTCTTGGGTCAATACCTTATCTTCTAATCTGAATATTCACCATTTAACTTTCATGGTTACCAATGCAAATTCAACATTGCCATTGGTGCGAAAGGGGATGAAAAAATTGTCTCCCTCGATAGAACGATTCGCTAAGAATGCAGTTGTGCCGAGTCTCAAAAGTTGGGGGATCATTTTCAACACGTTTTTGGAATTAGATGGTGATAAAATGGAGATCATCAAAGAGGAATTCACTGAACACGACCGATTGTGGGCTATAGGACCATTGCTACCCATTAAAGCTACTAACAACGAGAGAGGTGGACCGAGTTCTATACCAAGAGATGAAGTCATTGCATGGTTAGATTCTTGTAAACGAGTCAACTCAGTAGTGTTCATTGGGTTTGGATCCCAGATTTCCTTGACCAAACTACAAATGGAAGCAATAGCATCGGCATTGGAGGAGAGTAGGGTTCGTTTCATTTGGGGTATCAAGGGTGACTCTCACAATATGGTTCCATTGGGTTTCGAGGAACGTTTGGCTGGGAAGGGAGTAGTGATCAAAGGGTGGGTTCCTCAACAAGCAATTCTAGACCATCGAGCCGTGGGTTCGTACTTAACTCATTGTGGCTGGAACTCGGCACTTGAGGGACTCCTTGGTGGCGCTTTGTTACTGGCATGGCCCATGCAAGTCGACCACTTCGATAACACTAATCTATTAGTTGATAAATTGGGAGTGGCTATTCGAGCTTGCGAGGGTTTAACCACTGTACCTGACCCAAACAAACTGGCTCGAGTCTTGTCCAAGTCGGTGAGTGCAGATCAACCTGAAAGGGCTCGAGCCATGAAGCTTCGGCAGGCCGCACTAGATGCAATACAAATGGATGGAAGTTCGTACACGGCTTTGAATAGCTTAGTTAAAACTTTATCTTGCATTAGAAAGTAA
- the LOC108455781 gene encoding defensin-like protein 1: MVKRSLGFFFLLLIVLASQWGVQPTEARVCQSQSHKFHGACVSSHNCAMVCRNEGFSGGRCRGFRRRCFCTKLC, from the exons ATGGTGAAAAGATCGTTGggctttttctttcttctcctcATTGTCTTAGCCTCCC AATGGGGAGTGCAGCCAACTGAGGCAAGGGTTTGCCAGTCACAAAGCCATAAGTTCCACGGTGCATGTGTGAGTAGCCACAACTGTGCGATGGTGTGCAGGAACGAAGGTTTCTCCGGCGGCAGATGTCGAGGATTCCGTCGCCGCTGCTTCTGCACTAAGCTTTGCTAA